Proteins found in one bacterium genomic segment:
- the rplF gene encoding 50S ribosomal protein L6, protein MSHVGKKPIVIPENVKVKLEGDQIYAEGPLGKNSLTLHPLIDVELADGKIYVKRRDDRKESRSLHGLYRTLIANLIEGVAKGFQKTLEIVGVGYRAMKQGENLVLNIGFSHPVVVEPKPGITFEVTQDPDTRQTLIIVKGIDKQVVGQQAAEIRAIRPPDAYHGKGIRYRGEVVRLKPGKAAKVGGAQ, encoded by the coding sequence GTGTCGCACGTAGGTAAAAAGCCAATAGTTATACCAGAAAATGTAAAAGTGAAGTTAGAAGGGGACCAAATATATGCTGAAGGTCCTTTGGGGAAAAACAGCCTAACCCTTCATCCCCTTATAGATGTGGAGTTAGCCGACGGCAAAATATATGTGAAGCGAAGGGACGACAGGAAGGAAAGTCGTTCCCTACATGGTTTATATCGCACCCTCATTGCAAACCTGATAGAGGGGGTGGCTAAGGGATTTCAGAAGACTCTTGAGATAGTGGGTGTAGGTTATAGGGCGATGAAGCAAGGAGAGAACCTCGTTTTGAACATAGGTTTTTCCCATCCTGTAGTTGTTGAACCTAAGCCGGGCATAACCTTTGAGGTGACACAGGACCCTGATACGAGGCAAACCTTGATAATAGTAAAGGGAATTGATAAACAGGTTGTAGGCCAGCAGGCGGCGGAGATAAGGGCGATTAGACCCCCTGATGCATATCACGGGAAAGGCATAAGATATAGAGGCGAAGTTGTCCGTCTTAAACCTGGAAAAGCTGCGAAGGTAGGAGGTGCTCAATAA
- the rpmD gene encoding 50S ribosomal protein L30, whose amino-acid sequence MFLLKLKKSPIGHKFWKKRTLQALGLRRLNQEILKPFNPQVEGMIEKVKDLLEVRIVETEEVQDADT is encoded by the coding sequence ATGTTTCTGCTGAAGTTGAAGAAGAGTCCTATAGGACACAAGTTCTGGAAGAAGAGAACCCTCCAAGCCTTGGGGTTGAGGAGGTTGAATCAGGAGATACTCAAGCCCTTCAATCCCCAAGTGGAGGGGATGATAGAGAAGGTGAAGGACCTTCTGGAAGTGAGGATAGTGGAAACTGAGGAGGTGCAAGATGCAGATACATAA
- the rpsH gene encoding 30S ribosomal protein S8: protein MVLTDPIADMLTRIRNALMAEKEEVSVPASKIKIEIARILRKEGYIHDFQFIDDGKQGILRIFLKYTPEGEPVITGLKRVSKPGSRIYVSKDEIPRVMDGLGIAILSTSKGVLTDREARRLGVGGEVLCYIW from the coding sequence ATGGTTCTAACTGACCCTATTGCGGATATGCTCACTCGCATCAGGAACGCTCTTATGGCGGAGAAGGAGGAAGTTTCCGTTCCCGCCTCAAAAATCAAAATAGAGATAGCGAGGATATTGCGAAAAGAGGGGTACATCCACGATTTTCAGTTCATTGACGATGGTAAGCAGGGCATATTGCGCATCTTTTTGAAGTATACACCGGAAGGAGAGCCAGTGATAACCGGGCTGAAAAGGGTGAGCAAACCGGGAAGTAGAATCTATGTATCTAAGGATGAGATTCCCCGGGTCATGGATGGGTTGGGGATAGCCATTTTGTCTACCTCAAAAGGTGTCTTAACTGATAGGGAAGCTCGGCGTCTCGGCGTAGGCGGAGAGGTTCTATGCTATATATGGTGA
- a CDS encoding type Z 30S ribosomal protein S14 gives MARKVKIERSKLPPKFKTRQRNRCFRCGRPRGYIRQFGLCRICFRELVYQGQIPGVVKSSW, from the coding sequence ATGGCAAGAAAGGTGAAAATTGAGAGAAGCAAGCTACCGCCTAAATTCAAAACGAGGCAGAGAAATCGTTGCTTTCGCTGCGGGAGACCGAGAGGATATATAAGGCAATTCGGTCTCTGCCGGATATGTTTTAGGGAGCTTGTTTATCAGGGGCAAATACCCGGCGTGGTGAAATCAAGTTGGTAA
- the rpsM gene encoding 30S ribosomal protein S13, with amino-acid sequence MARIAGVDLPKNKNIWIALTYIYGIGRTLSKKILEEAGIDPNVKVKDLMDEEVAKLNNIIESKYKVEGDLRREVAANIRRLIEIGCYRGLRHKVGLPVRGQRTRTNARTRKGPRARIGARK; translated from the coding sequence TTGGCGAGGATAGCTGGAGTAGACTTGCCAAAGAACAAAAATATATGGATTGCCCTGACATATATTTATGGCATAGGGCGGACTTTGAGCAAGAAAATATTAGAGGAAGCGGGTATTGACCCGAATGTAAAGGTCAAGGACCTCATGGACGAGGAGGTAGCGAAACTCAATAACATAATTGAGAGCAAATATAAAGTGGAAGGTGATTTGCGAAGGGAGGTAGCGGCAAACATTCGTAGATTGATAGAGATAGGCTGTTATAGAGGTTTAAGGCATAAGGTAGGTTTGCCAGTGAGAGGGCAGAGGACCCGCACCAACGCCAGGACGAGAAAAGGACCTCGCGCCCGAATAGGGGCAAGGAAGTAA
- the map gene encoding type I methionyl aminopeptidase, translated as MIVIKKEEEIKKMGKAGAILAEVLDVLEANAKPGVSTAELDSLAEELIRSRGARPSFKGFNGFPASICASLNDEVVHGIPSKKKILREGDLLKLDVGVEFEGYHADGARTFIVGDGEVDEIVKELINTTREALERGIKAARKGARLGDIGYAIQSYVEGRGFSVVKVLTGHGIGRSLWEDPPVPNYGSKGKGIILREGMTLAIEPMVNIGDDRVFTAEDGWTVKTVDGSLSAHFEHTIAIMGDGCLVLTRR; from the coding sequence ATGATAGTGATTAAGAAAGAAGAGGAGATAAAGAAGATGGGGAAGGCGGGTGCGATTTTGGCCGAGGTTCTTGATGTTCTGGAAGCCAACGCCAAGCCTGGCGTCTCTACCGCGGAACTTGATTCCCTTGCCGAGGAGCTCATACGCTCTCGGGGAGCCAGACCCTCCTTCAAAGGTTTCAATGGGTTTCCCGCTTCCATTTGCGCCTCTCTTAATGACGAGGTTGTTCACGGGATTCCCTCCAAGAAGAAAATCTTGAGGGAAGGCGATTTATTAAAATTAGATGTAGGAGTGGAGTTTGAGGGGTATCATGCGGATGGGGCGCGCACGTTTATTGTGGGTGATGGAGAGGTTGATGAAATAGTGAAAGAATTGATTAATACCACTAGGGAAGCGTTGGAAAGGGGCATAAAGGCAGCGAGGAAGGGAGCGAGGCTGGGCGATATCGGATATGCCATTCAGAGTTATGTGGAGGGAAGAGGTTTCTCCGTTGTTAAGGTGTTGACCGGGCATGGCATCGGTCGGAGTCTTTGGGAGGACCCCCCTGTTCCCAACTACGGCAGTAAGGGGAAGGGGATAATTCTAAGGGAAGGTATGACATTGGCTATAGAGCCAATGGTGAATATTGGTGATGACAGGGTGTTCACAGCCGAAGATGGCTGGACGGTGAAGACCGTTGATGGTAGTCTTTCCGCCCATTTTGAGCATACAATTGCCATAATGGGCGATGGATGTTTGGTATTAACAAGGAGGTAA
- the rplQ gene encoding 50S ribosomal protein L17, whose amino-acid sequence MKHRKGYGKLSKPTDQRLALLRSLAREVVKRGKIETTLQRAKEARRVVEKLITLAKEDSLSARRRAFRILQDETLVKRLFEEIAPKMQDREGGYLRITRLGYRRGDHAEIALLSLVE is encoded by the coding sequence ATGAAGCATAGAAAAGGTTATGGAAAACTCTCAAAACCTACCGACCAAAGACTTGCTCTCTTGCGCTCCTTGGCTAGGGAGGTTGTGAAGAGGGGAAAAATAGAGACAACCCTCCAGAGGGCTAAGGAGGCAAGGAGGGTTGTGGAGAAGCTCATAACCTTAGCGAAGGAAGATAGCTTATCTGCAAGGAGGAGAGCTTTCCGCATCCTCCAAGACGAGACTTTGGTCAAACGCCTATTTGAGGAAATCGCTCCCAAGATGCAGGATAGGGAAGGCGGTTATCTCAGGATAACGAGATTAGGGTATAGAAGAGGGGACCACGCCGAGATAGCCCTTCTCTCTCTCGTGGAATGA
- a CDS encoding adenylate kinase, with protein MVILLGAPGAGKGTHAKRLSSLLGIPHISTGDIFREEMEKNSELGQEVRRYVESGELVPDDVVNLIVKNRLSQDDCKKGFILDGYPRTLQQAETLEQILKELSLPLKKVINLVVSEEEIIRRLSGRRICRNCGAIFHIINMPPKKEGICDYCGGELYQRDDDKPEAIRHRLAVYHRQTEPLIRFYEEKGLLVNVNCEVPLEQSVDEIVKILQDDSD; from the coding sequence TTGGTCATTTTGTTAGGAGCACCAGGAGCAGGAAAAGGAACACACGCAAAGAGGCTTTCCTCTTTGCTGGGCATTCCTCATATATCAACGGGAGATATCTTCAGGGAGGAAATGGAGAAGAACAGCGAGTTGGGGCAAGAGGTGAGAAGGTATGTTGAAAGCGGCGAGCTTGTTCCCGATGATGTTGTAAACTTGATAGTGAAGAATAGGCTTTCGCAGGATGATTGTAAGAAGGGGTTTATCCTTGATGGATATCCCCGCACACTACAGCAAGCGGAGACTTTAGAACAAATCTTAAAGGAGCTCTCTTTGCCCTTAAAGAAGGTTATAAATCTGGTGGTTAGCGAGGAGGAAATAATAAGGCGTCTTTCGGGAAGAAGGATATGTCGCAACTGTGGGGCGATCTTCCACATCATCAATATGCCGCCGAAGAAGGAGGGAATTTGCGATTACTGCGGTGGTGAATTATATCAAAGAGACGACGATAAACCGGAAGCGATACGCCATCGCTTGGCTGTTTATCATAGGCAAACGGAACCCCTCATTCGTTTTTATGAGGAAAAAGGGCTACTGGTGAATGTGAACTGCGAGGTTCCCCTTGAACAATCCGTGGATGAAATCGTCAAGATCTTACAGGATGATAGTGATTAA
- the infA gene encoding translation initiation factor IF-1 produces the protein MEGVVIEALPNAAFRVKLDNNLIITAHASGKMRLHYIKILPGDKVKVEVSPYDLTQGRILYRYK, from the coding sequence ATGGAAGGCGTAGTCATAGAGGCCTTGCCGAATGCGGCTTTCCGTGTTAAACTTGATAATAATCTTATAATCACCGCACACGCATCTGGCAAGATGCGCCTTCACTACATAAAGATTCTGCCTGGCGATAAGGTTAAAGTAGAAGTTTCTCCTTATGACCTGACGCAGGGCAGGATACTTTATCGTTATAAATAA
- the rpsK gene encoding 30S ribosomal protein S11 has translation MAKKKAKKKERGLITHAIAHIKATFNNTIISITDKDGNVLCWDSGGTVGLKGTRKGTPYAAQLAADSVAKKAMEMGVRKVDVYVKGTGQGRETAIRALQAAGLEINIIKDVTPVPHNGCRPPKRRRV, from the coding sequence ATGGCTAAAAAGAAAGCGAAAAAGAAAGAGAGAGGGTTAATTACCCACGCGATAGCTCATATTAAGGCTACCTTTAATAACACCATAATTTCAATAACGGATAAAGATGGCAATGTCCTCTGTTGGGATAGCGGCGGCACCGTTGGATTAAAGGGGACGAGAAAGGGCACTCCCTATGCAGCTCAACTGGCGGCAGATTCCGTGGCGAAAAAAGCTATGGAGATGGGCGTGCGAAAGGTGGATGTGTATGTAAAGGGGACAGGACAGGGAAGAGAGACGGCTATAAGAGCTCTTCAAGCGGCTGGCTTGGAAATCAACATCATCAAGGATGTTACCCCTGTTCCTCACAATGGATGCCGTCCACCAAAGAGAAGAAGAGTGTGA
- the rplO gene encoding 50S ribosomal protein L15, whose amino-acid sequence MQIHNIKVEYPRKKKKRVGRGIGSGHGKTAGRGTKGQKAHESVSLHMEGGQTPLHLRLPKQKGFKNPFKKEWQIVNIKDIMRLGDVQEITPQLLYERGLIKEKDVPVKVLGEGEVKRPLTVKAHAFSASAKEKIEKAGGKAEVIG is encoded by the coding sequence ATGCAGATACATAACATAAAAGTTGAGTATCCGAGAAAAAAGAAAAAGAGGGTGGGCAGGGGTATTGGTTCGGGTCACGGGAAAACCGCGGGAAGAGGCACTAAAGGGCAGAAGGCTCACGAGAGCGTAAGCCTCCACATGGAGGGTGGTCAAACTCCCCTTCATCTTCGTCTGCCGAAGCAGAAGGGTTTCAAAAATCCCTTCAAGAAGGAATGGCAGATAGTGAATATCAAGGACATAATGCGTTTGGGGGATGTCCAAGAAATCACTCCTCAGCTACTTTATGAAAGAGGATTGATAAAGGAAAAGGATGTCCCAGTGAAGGTATTGGGTGAAGGGGAAGTGAAAAGACCGCTTACCGTGAAGGCTCATGCTTTCAGCGCTTCTGCAAAGGAGAAGATAGAAAAGGCGGGAGGGAAGGCAGAGGTGATAGGTTAA
- a CDS encoding 50S ribosomal protein L18: MLSKVEARKRRHLRVRKKVFGTSERPRLSVFRSLKHIYAQLINDEIGHTYCSASSLDPEIRKIAEGKSKTEVAKEVGRLLAKRALELGIEKAAFDRGGYKYHGRVRALAEGAREGGLKL, translated from the coding sequence ATGCTGAGCAAAGTCGAAGCGAGAAAGAGAAGACATTTGAGAGTAAGGAAAAAGGTGTTTGGGACGAGCGAGAGACCGAGATTATCGGTATTTCGCTCCCTCAAACACATATATGCCCAGTTGATAAACGATGAAATAGGGCACACTTATTGTTCTGCTTCCTCGCTTGACCCCGAGATAAGGAAGATTGCAGAGGGGAAGAGCAAAACGGAGGTTGCAAAAGAGGTAGGACGCCTCCTTGCTAAGCGGGCATTGGAGTTGGGGATAGAGAAAGCTGCATTTGATAGGGGAGGTTACAAATATCACGGGAGAGTGCGCGCCTTAGCGGAGGGAGCAAGGGAAGGAGGATTGAAACTATGA
- a CDS encoding DNA-directed RNA polymerase subunit alpha: MLPSTTRKEKEKTNPRIVIAKENGREGKFFIYPLEKGVGHTIGSALRRVLLSQIPGAAITEARIEGVYHPLTTLPYVKEDVTLILLNLKEVAIRVKRPFSGALMMKLDVQGEGEVLAADIRPQHPEIEIANPEQHIATLTEPEARLNIDLKVEMGKGFRLAYMREAKSQVGFLPLTAIFTPIRRVAYYVNNYYFKGWEDEEEVGQRYLGQLVMETSLQEKLELERLTLEITTNGAITPSEALLQSAAILAKYFQIASLVEENVNEPVATAPQPNEPEDPVDLEKEELLDTPLEELDLPSRAYNALRKEGITTLRELCKCTEKQLLGLRNLGRKSLNQLKIMLAEMGLSLADEEGRK; the protein is encoded by the coding sequence ATGCTTCCTTCTACTACGAGGAAGGAAAAGGAAAAAACGAATCCAAGGATAGTGATTGCGAAGGAGAATGGAAGAGAAGGGAAATTTTTCATTTATCCCTTGGAAAAAGGAGTCGGACATACAATTGGCTCGGCTTTGAGGAGGGTTCTTCTTTCTCAAATCCCGGGAGCAGCCATAACCGAGGCGAGGATAGAAGGGGTCTATCACCCTCTTACTACCCTTCCCTATGTTAAGGAGGATGTTACATTAATCCTCCTCAATCTGAAAGAGGTAGCGATAAGGGTTAAGCGTCCCTTCTCAGGAGCGCTAATGATGAAGTTGGATGTGCAGGGAGAAGGGGAGGTTTTGGCTGCGGATATAAGACCACAACATCCGGAGATAGAGATAGCCAATCCCGAACAACACATAGCGACCCTTACGGAGCCAGAGGCAAGGTTAAATATAGATTTGAAGGTGGAGATGGGGAAAGGATTCCGTTTAGCTTATATGAGGGAAGCTAAATCTCAGGTGGGTTTTCTGCCATTGACCGCTATCTTCACGCCCATAAGAAGGGTCGCATATTATGTTAATAACTATTACTTCAAAGGTTGGGAGGATGAGGAAGAAGTAGGGCAAAGATATCTTGGTCAGCTCGTTATGGAGACATCTCTTCAAGAGAAGTTAGAGCTTGAGCGATTGACATTGGAGATTACAACAAATGGGGCTATTACTCCCTCGGAAGCTTTGCTCCAATCAGCGGCAATCCTCGCGAAGTATTTCCAGATAGCATCGCTTGTTGAGGAGAATGTAAATGAGCCTGTAGCTACGGCTCCCCAACCCAACGAGCCCGAGGACCCGGTTGATTTGGAGAAGGAAGAGCTCCTTGATACGCCCCTTGAGGAATTGGATTTGCCCAGCAGGGCTTATAACGCTCTTCGCAAAGAAGGAATCACAACTCTTAGGGAGCTTTGTAAATGTACGGAGAAGCAGCTCTTAGGGCTCAGAAATCTCGGAAGAAAGAGCCTTAATCAATTGAAGATAATGCTTGCCGAGATGGGCTTGTCTCTTGCTGATGAGGAGGGTAGAAAATGA
- the rpsD gene encoding 30S ribosomal protein S4: MSLYTGPRCRLCRREGMKLFLKGDRCYTPKCSLERRNYPPGMHGQTRPPKLKDYGLRFREKQKAKRMYWLTETQFKRYFEMASKMKGRAGENLLMLLERRLDAVVYRLGFASSRKQARQLVTHGHILVNGRVVDIPSYQVEVGDIIKVKPDSPVVERVKEEVAKRGGRCPDWLKLDEENLEGQVVGLPVPGEIEVPLNEQLIVEFYSR, translated from the coding sequence GTGAGTTTATATACCGGTCCACGCTGTAGATTGTGTAGAAGGGAAGGGATGAAGCTCTTCCTTAAGGGAGATAGGTGCTATACACCCAAGTGTTCCTTGGAGAGAAGGAACTATCCTCCAGGAATGCATGGACAGACGCGTCCTCCCAAACTCAAGGATTACGGGCTGAGGTTTAGGGAGAAGCAAAAAGCCAAGAGGATGTATTGGCTGACGGAGACGCAGTTCAAGCGCTATTTTGAGATGGCGAGCAAGATGAAAGGGAGAGCAGGTGAAAACCTGTTGATGCTCCTTGAAAGAAGGTTAGATGCTGTTGTCTATAGATTAGGGTTTGCTTCCTCAAGAAAGCAAGCTCGCCAATTGGTAACTCATGGTCATATTCTCGTAAATGGAAGGGTGGTGGATATCCCAAGCTATCAGGTGGAAGTGGGTGATATCATAAAAGTTAAGCCTGATTCACCTGTTGTGGAGCGCGTTAAGGAGGAGGTAGCTAAGAGGGGGGGCAGGTGCCCAGATTGGTTGAAGTTGGATGAGGAGAACCTTGAAGGGCAGGTAGTGGGGTTGCCTGTTCCGGGGGAGATAGAGGTTCCCCTTAACGAGCAGTTGATAGTGGAGTTTTACTCCCGCTAA
- the truA gene encoding tRNA pseudouridine(38-40) synthase TruA, translating to MRNIVLGVSYDGTDFAGFQKQKSLPTIQGEIEEKLANCLGERVRVIAASRTDAGVHAKGQVINFLTSSPIPVEKFPRILNDRLPSSIRVIWSKEMDASFHSRFDAKSRIYKYFLINKAVISPFLSRYALVIPEELDLELMRKAGKMLEGVHNFSAFTSERTKTRRHLIRLDIKKKHDIIIFTLEANAFLKGMVRNIVGLLLQIGRGKYSPSIVEECLEGKKSVLNLTVAPQGLFLWKVKYDEF from the coding sequence ATGCGTAATATCGTTTTAGGGGTCAGCTACGATGGGACGGATTTCGCTGGTTTCCAAAAGCAGAAAAGTCTGCCCACTATTCAGGGCGAGATAGAGGAAAAGCTGGCGAATTGTTTGGGCGAGAGAGTAAGGGTCATAGCCGCTTCCCGGACAGACGCGGGAGTTCACGCCAAAGGACAGGTGATAAATTTCCTTACAAGCTCTCCTATACCAGTGGAGAAATTTCCTCGCATACTCAATGACCGCCTCCCATCTTCCATTAGGGTCATATGGTCAAAGGAGATGGATGCTTCTTTCCATTCTCGTTTTGACGCGAAAAGCAGAATATATAAATACTTTTTGATAAATAAAGCGGTTATTTCTCCTTTTCTCTCGCGTTATGCTCTGGTCATTCCTGAAGAGCTGGATTTGGAGCTTATGAGGAAAGCGGGAAAGATGTTGGAGGGAGTTCATAATTTCTCCGCTTTTACATCCGAGCGAACGAAAACGAGGAGGCATCTTATTCGTCTTGACATAAAGAAAAAACACGATATAATTATTTTTACCTTAGAAGCTAACGCTTTTCTAAAGGGAATGGTGCGTAATATCGTAGGGCTTCTCCTCCAAATAGGTAGGGGGAAATATTCCCCTTCTATTGTGGAGGAATGCTTGGAAGGAAAGAAAAGCGTGCTGAATCTCACTGTGGCTCCTCAAGGATTGTTCCTTTGGAAAGTAAAATATGATGAATTTTAA
- the rpmJ gene encoding 50S ribosomal protein L36: MKVRPSVKRICNKCKIIRRRGRVMVICSNPKHKQRQGR; the protein is encoded by the coding sequence ATGAAAGTGCGTCCCTCTGTGAAGAGGATATGTAATAAGTGCAAAATTATCAGGAGAAGGGGCAGAGTGATGGTCATCTGCTCCAACCCTAAGCATAAACAAAGACAAGGGAGGTGA
- the secY gene encoding preprotein translocase subunit SecY, with translation MLETFVSALRYPDLRKRILFVLGMFALYVAGLHIPLPGVNRQALEELFARGGGLFSLVDLFSGGAMRKFTIFAMGIYPYINASIIMQLLTMAIPSLEELAKEGGEEGRKKIGQYTRYLTVFLSLMQATGMCIALGRGQNILHFTTFDYFRAIIALTAATCFLLWLGELITEKGIGNGVSLIILCNIMVRMPYDVYNTIQALRAGTITFFNVLLLVILFLGVVASVVAVQNAQRKIPVQYARKVVGIRAYSGAQTYLPLRLNNAGVIPIIFAIAIITFPSTILQFFGGATQQNSWVYKLLYYFSPGMSVAASIIYAILVMLFTYFYTAVVFNPTDIADNLKKAGGFIPGVRPGQPTKEYIDRVLSRVTFVGALFLAAIALLQYYYSNITGVPSTVFTIVGGTSILILVGVAVETVQQLEAQIAMRRYEGFIK, from the coding sequence ATGTTGGAGACATTTGTTTCCGCTCTCCGTTATCCCGATTTGAGAAAGAGGATATTGTTTGTTTTAGGTATGTTTGCCCTTTATGTGGCTGGGCTCCATATCCCTCTTCCGGGCGTTAACAGACAAGCTCTTGAGGAGCTTTTTGCTCGGGGTGGAGGGCTTTTCTCCCTTGTTGACCTCTTCTCGGGGGGAGCGATGCGCAAATTTACCATCTTCGCAATGGGAATTTACCCCTATATCAATGCCTCAATTATAATGCAGTTGTTAACTATGGCTATTCCCAGCTTGGAGGAGTTAGCGAAGGAGGGTGGGGAGGAGGGAAGGAAAAAAATCGGACAATATACCCGATATCTAACTGTTTTCCTTTCCCTAATGCAAGCAACTGGTATGTGCATTGCCTTAGGGAGAGGACAGAACATACTTCATTTCACAACTTTTGATTACTTCCGCGCGATAATCGCCCTAACAGCAGCAACCTGCTTCCTCCTCTGGTTGGGAGAACTCATTACAGAAAAGGGAATAGGAAACGGTGTCTCTCTAATAATACTTTGTAATATAATGGTTAGAATGCCCTATGATGTTTACAATACCATCCAAGCTTTAAGGGCGGGCACAATCACATTCTTCAATGTCCTTCTTCTCGTTATCCTTTTCCTTGGGGTAGTTGCTTCTGTTGTAGCTGTGCAGAATGCCCAGCGTAAAATCCCCGTGCAGTATGCGAGGAAGGTGGTGGGAATAAGGGCATATTCGGGTGCCCAGACATATTTGCCGCTCCGACTTAACAACGCAGGCGTAATACCCATAATCTTCGCCATCGCAATTATCACTTTCCCTTCCACCATACTTCAGTTCTTTGGAGGTGCCACTCAGCAGAACTCCTGGGTGTATAAACTTCTATATTACTTTAGCCCAGGAATGAGCGTCGCAGCCTCCATAATCTACGCTATCTTGGTGATGTTATTTACCTATTTCTATACCGCCGTGGTCTTTAATCCCACGGATATCGCCGATAATTTGAAGAAAGCAGGGGGGTTCATTCCGGGCGTCCGCCCCGGGCAACCTACCAAGGAATATATAGATAGGGTCCTTTCAAGGGTTACATTCGTAGGAGCCTTGTTCTTAGCTGCGATTGCTTTATTGCAATATTATTATTCCAATATCACGGGAGTTCCCTCGACGGTTTTCACGATAGTAGGTGGGACTTCCATATTAATCCTTGTAGGTGTAGCAGTTGAGACCGTCCAGCAGCTGGAAGCCCAGATTGCTATGCGACGCTACGAAGGTTTCATAAAATAG